The proteins below come from a single Streptomyces sp. SCSIO 75703 genomic window:
- a CDS encoding GntR family transcriptional regulator translates to MTSFAPDSLVLNRKLPLWYQVSQSLRASILGRSPRDPLRLPTEEQLAAHYGVSVLTMRQALKELEDEGLISRHRRRGTFIEPHVRRGAPVRLLGSVDAIVAQQSGMEATLLGHGVGPVPSELAEYFPDTAETATYHRLRRDETGEPTNHARNYVRPELAARIDPDDLARWPMTKVLRDVVGVDISRITDTVQARLADPETARLLDVPLLSPILHYTGVAYDTAGRVVDVAVIHYRGDRFSFTVTLDAT, encoded by the coding sequence GTGACCTCCTTTGCCCCGGACTCCCTCGTCCTGAACCGCAAACTGCCACTCTGGTACCAGGTGTCGCAGTCGCTGCGCGCGTCGATACTGGGCCGTTCGCCCCGCGACCCGCTGCGCCTGCCGACGGAGGAGCAGTTGGCGGCCCACTACGGGGTGAGCGTGCTGACCATGCGGCAGGCGCTGAAGGAGTTGGAGGACGAGGGCCTGATCTCGCGCCACCGGCGGCGGGGCACCTTCATCGAGCCGCACGTGCGGCGGGGGGCGCCGGTGCGGCTGCTGGGCTCGGTGGACGCCATCGTGGCCCAGCAGTCCGGCATGGAGGCGACGCTGCTGGGCCACGGGGTGGGCCCGGTGCCGTCGGAACTCGCCGAGTACTTCCCGGACACGGCCGAGACGGCGACGTACCACAGGCTGCGCCGGGACGAGACGGGGGAACCGACCAACCACGCCCGCAACTACGTCCGTCCCGAACTGGCCGCCCGGATCGACCCGGACGATCTGGCGCGCTGGCCGATGACGAAGGTGCTGCGGGACGTGGTGGGCGTGGACATCAGCCGGATCACGGACACCGTCCAGGCGCGGCTCGCCGACCCGGAGACGGCGCGGCTGCTCGACGTGCCGCTGCTCAGCCCGATCCTGCACTACACGGGCGTCGCGTACGACACGGCCGGGCGGGTGGTGGACGTGGCCGTGATCCACTACCGGGGGGACCGCTTCTCCTTCACGGTGACCCTGGATGCCACCTGA
- the hmgA gene encoding homogentisate 1,2-dioxygenase, translated as MSGDTRKAAEGLSYLSGFGNEHSSEAVPGALPEGRNSPQRAPLGLYAEQLSGTAFTEPRAHNRRSWLYRIHPSAAHPAYTRVDNGALRTAPFTESVPDPNRLRWNPLPAPPAGTDFLAGLWTLGGNGDATQRTGMAVHLYHANASMERVFGDSDGELLIVPERGGLLLRTEFGLLRAVPGHVALIPRGVRFRVELLDEEARGYVCENYGTPFRLPDLGPIGANGLANARDFRAPVAAYEDVEGEVEVVNKFCGNLWSATCAHSPLDVVAWHGNHVPYVYDLRRFNVIGTISYDHPDPSIFTVLTSPSDTPGLAGIDFVVFAPRWLVGEDTFRPPYFHRNVMSEYMGLIEGAYDAKAEGFVPGGGSLHNMMSAHGPDRETFDRASAAELRPQKVDDGLAFMFETRWPVTLTPQAAGAEHLQRRYDDVWRGLERHFRPLR; from the coding sequence ATGAGCGGGGACACGCGCAAGGCGGCGGAGGGGCTTTCCTATCTGTCCGGTTTCGGCAACGAGCACAGCTCGGAGGCCGTACCGGGCGCCCTTCCGGAGGGCCGCAACTCACCCCAGCGGGCCCCGCTGGGGCTCTACGCAGAACAGCTCAGCGGCACGGCGTTCACCGAGCCGAGGGCGCACAACCGGCGCTCGTGGCTCTACCGCATCCACCCCTCGGCCGCACACCCCGCGTACACCCGCGTGGACAACGGCGCGCTGCGCACCGCCCCGTTCACCGAGTCCGTGCCGGACCCGAACCGGCTGCGCTGGAACCCGCTGCCCGCGCCCCCGGCCGGGACGGACTTCCTGGCGGGCCTGTGGACACTGGGCGGCAACGGCGACGCGACCCAGCGCACCGGCATGGCCGTGCACCTCTACCACGCCAACGCCTCCATGGAGCGGGTCTTCGGCGACTCCGACGGCGAACTGCTGATCGTCCCGGAGCGCGGCGGGCTGCTGCTTCGCACGGAGTTCGGCCTGCTGCGCGCCGTCCCGGGCCACGTCGCCCTGATCCCCCGCGGGGTGCGCTTCCGCGTCGAACTGCTGGACGAGGAGGCCCGCGGCTACGTCTGCGAGAACTACGGCACCCCCTTCCGCCTCCCCGACCTCGGCCCGATCGGCGCCAACGGCCTGGCCAACGCCCGCGACTTCCGGGCGCCGGTCGCCGCCTACGAGGACGTGGAGGGCGAGGTCGAGGTGGTGAACAAGTTCTGCGGCAACCTGTGGTCGGCCACCTGCGCCCACTCCCCGCTCGACGTGGTCGCCTGGCACGGCAACCACGTGCCGTACGTCTACGACCTGCGCCGTTTCAACGTCATCGGCACCATCTCGTACGACCACCCGGACCCGTCGATCTTCACGGTGCTCACCTCGCCGTCCGACACGCCGGGCCTGGCGGGCATCGACTTCGTGGTCTTCGCGCCGCGCTGGCTGGTGGGCGAGGACACCTTCCGTCCGCCGTACTTCCACCGGAACGTGATGAGCGAGTACATGGGGCTGATCGAGGGCGCGTACGACGCGAAGGCGGAGGGTTTCGTGCCCGGCGGCGGCTCGCTGCACAACATGATGTCGGCGCACGGTCCCGACCGGGAGACCTTCGACCGGGCGAGCGCGGCCGAACTGCGCCCGCAGAAGGTCGACGACGGGCTGGCGTTCATGTTCGAGACCCGCTGGCCGGTGACGCTCACGCCCCAGGCGGCCGGCGCGGAACACCTGCAACGGCGCTACGACGACGTGTGGCGGGGACTGGAGCGTCACTTCCGCCCGTTGCGCTGA
- a CDS encoding TetR/AcrR family transcriptional regulator, with amino-acid sequence MRAVSHATPLRRTPVQRRSAERLARILDACAGLLDEAGYDALSTRAVAQRAGVPIGSVYRFFADKRQMADALAQRNLERYAERVAERLPEAPEGDWRGALDVVLDEYLAMKRSAPGFSLVDFGHQIPVGERPAEPNHRVADRLAGLLSGHLVYRPGTDPRRTLLVAVETADALVQLAFRVDPEGDEGVIGEARELLRAYLDRVLA; translated from the coding sequence ATGAGGGCCGTGTCCCACGCGACCCCGCTGCGCCGCACCCCCGTGCAACGACGCAGTGCCGAACGGCTGGCCAGGATCCTCGACGCCTGCGCCGGCCTCCTCGACGAGGCCGGATACGACGCGCTCAGCACCCGGGCCGTGGCCCAGCGCGCCGGCGTGCCCATCGGCTCGGTGTACCGCTTCTTCGCAGACAAGCGGCAGATGGCCGACGCCCTCGCCCAGCGCAACCTGGAGCGCTACGCCGAGCGCGTCGCCGAACGGCTGCCCGAGGCGCCGGAGGGTGACTGGCGCGGCGCGCTGGACGTGGTGCTCGACGAGTACCTCGCCATGAAGCGCTCCGCCCCCGGCTTCTCCCTGGTCGACTTCGGCCACCAGATCCCCGTCGGAGAACGCCCCGCCGAGCCCAACCACCGCGTCGCCGACCGGCTCGCCGGACTCCTCTCCGGTCACCTTGTGTACCGCCCCGGCACCGATCCGCGCCGCACCCTCCTGGTCGCGGTGGAGACCGCCGACGCCCTCGTGCAACTCGCCTTCCGTGTCGATCCCGAGGGCGACGAGGGCGTCATCGGCGAGGCCAGGGAACTGTTGCGCGCCTACCTCGACCGCGTCCTCGCCTGA
- a CDS encoding citrate:proton symporter: MLTILGFAMIATFLVLIMMKKMSPIAALVLIPALFCVFVGKGAHLGDYVIDGVSSLAPTAAMLMFAIVYFGVMIDVGLFDPIVRAILRFCKADPLRIVVGTALLAAIVSLDGDGSTTFMITVSAMYPLYKRLKMSLVVMTGVAATANGVMNTLPWGGPTARAATALKVDASDIFVPMIPALAVGLLAVLGLSYVLGLRERRRLGTLTLDRVPDTEQGAGGAAASETVLVGAGPVTDTASRARARAGTVSGAGTGSGARSAAGGDDAAGGGDGPGAEAAADPATPAGPGHGDGSGGRDDDGLQGLDPNRPTLRPRLYWFNALLTVVLLTAMIMEWLPIPVLFLIGAALALTVNYPRIPDQKARIAAHADNVLNVSGMVFAAAVFTGVLTGTGMVDHMARWLVDTIPGGMGPHMGLVTGLLSLPLTYFMSNDGFYFGVLPVLAEAGAAHGVPTLEIARASIVGQPLHMSSPLVPAVYVLVGMARVEFGDHTRFVVKWAVLTSLVVLGAGILFGTI, encoded by the coding sequence ATGCTGACCATCCTCGGCTTCGCCATGATCGCGACTTTCCTTGTCCTGATCATGATGAAAAAGATGTCGCCGATCGCGGCGCTCGTGCTGATCCCCGCGCTGTTCTGTGTCTTCGTCGGCAAGGGCGCCCACCTCGGTGACTATGTCATCGACGGCGTCTCCAGCCTCGCGCCCACCGCGGCGATGCTCATGTTCGCCATCGTCTACTTCGGGGTGATGATCGACGTCGGGCTGTTCGACCCGATCGTCCGGGCGATCCTGCGGTTCTGCAAGGCCGACCCCCTGCGCATCGTCGTCGGCACGGCCCTGCTCGCCGCGATCGTCTCCCTGGACGGCGACGGATCGACCACGTTCATGATCACCGTCTCGGCGATGTACCCGCTCTACAAGCGGCTCAAGATGAGCCTCGTCGTCATGACCGGCGTCGCCGCCACGGCCAACGGAGTGATGAACACCCTCCCGTGGGGCGGCCCCACCGCACGGGCCGCCACCGCGCTGAAGGTCGACGCAAGCGACATCTTCGTGCCGATGATCCCGGCCCTCGCCGTCGGCCTGCTCGCCGTCCTCGGCCTGTCCTACGTCCTCGGGCTGCGCGAGCGCCGCCGGCTCGGCACGCTCACCCTGGACCGGGTCCCGGACACCGAGCAGGGTGCCGGGGGCGCCGCCGCGAGCGAGACGGTGCTGGTCGGCGCGGGGCCGGTGACGGATACGGCCTCCCGCGCCCGCGCCCGCGCCGGCACGGTCTCCGGTGCGGGTACGGGTTCCGGCGCGCGGTCCGCCGCCGGCGGGGACGACGCGGCGGGCGGCGGTGACGGCCCCGGGGCCGAGGCCGCCGCGGACCCCGCCACTCCCGCCGGCCCCGGGCACGGCGACGGCTCCGGCGGCCGGGACGACGACGGCCTCCAGGGACTGGACCCGAACCGCCCGACGCTGCGGCCCCGGCTCTACTGGTTCAACGCGCTGCTCACGGTCGTCCTGCTGACCGCCATGATCATGGAGTGGCTGCCGATCCCGGTGCTGTTCCTGATCGGCGCCGCGCTCGCCCTCACCGTCAACTACCCCCGCATACCGGACCAGAAGGCCCGCATCGCCGCCCACGCCGACAACGTCCTCAACGTCTCCGGCATGGTCTTCGCCGCCGCCGTCTTCACCGGCGTCCTCACCGGTACCGGCATGGTCGACCACATGGCCCGCTGGCTGGTCGACACCATCCCCGGCGGCATGGGACCGCACATGGGACTGGTCACCGGGCTGCTGAGCCTCCCGCTCACCTACTTCATGTCGAACGACGGCTTCTACTTCGGCGTCCTGCCCGTCCTCGCCGAGGCCGGCGCCGCGCACGGCGTGCCCACGCTGGAGATCGCCCGCGCCTCCATCGTCGGCCAGCCCCTGCACATGTCCAGCCCTCTCGTCCCCGCCGTCTACGTCCTGGTCGGCATGGCCCGGGTCGAGTTCGGCGACCACACGCGGTTCGTCGTGAAGTGGGCGGTCCTCACCAGCCTGGTCGTGCTGGGCGCGGGCATCCTGTTCGGGACCATCTGA
- a CDS encoding MFS transporter, protein MRPGGDRGWLLRLVIAFCCAQGAVSMARPAVSYRALALGADERAVGVIAGVYALLPLFAAVPLGRRTDHGRCAPLLPAGVALIAGGCALSGVAGSLWAMALWSGVIGMGHLCFVIGAQSLVARQSAPREQDRDFGHFTIGASLGQLVGPIAAGALIGGRDLAGSSALALAVAGAGASVAFTSLWRIEHPVAPRIAPDPRGRVPVGGILRARGVPAGILISLSVLSATDILTAYLPVVGEHRGIAPSVIGLLLSLRAGATIACRLVLTPLLRLLGRTVLLTVTCLSAALLCAGLAVPVPVWALGLLLALLGFCLGVGQPLSMTTVVQAAPDGARSTALALRLTGNRLGQVAAPAAAGLIAGVAGVAAPFLMLGGLLLLSAGVALRASATGPEEDRERAGGGAGEGTTRRTPGRMPTRRE, encoded by the coding sequence ATGAGGCCCGGTGGGGACCGCGGCTGGCTGCTCCGCCTCGTCATCGCCTTCTGCTGCGCCCAGGGGGCGGTGTCGATGGCCCGGCCCGCCGTCTCCTACCGGGCCCTCGCGCTCGGCGCCGACGAACGGGCCGTGGGGGTGATCGCCGGTGTCTACGCGCTGCTGCCGCTGTTCGCGGCCGTGCCCCTCGGCCGCCGCACCGACCACGGCCGCTGCGCGCCGCTGCTGCCGGCCGGCGTGGCGCTGATCGCCGGCGGCTGCGCGCTCAGCGGGGTCGCCGGCTCGCTGTGGGCGATGGCCCTGTGGAGCGGCGTGATCGGCATGGGCCACCTCTGCTTCGTCATCGGCGCCCAGTCCTTGGTGGCCCGCCAGTCGGCGCCCCGTGAGCAGGACCGCGACTTCGGCCACTTCACCATCGGCGCCTCGCTCGGCCAGCTCGTCGGGCCCATCGCCGCGGGCGCCCTGATCGGCGGCCGGGACCTGGCGGGCAGCAGTGCCCTCGCCCTGGCCGTCGCGGGTGCGGGGGCGTCGGTGGCGTTCACCTCCCTCTGGCGCATCGAGCACCCCGTGGCGCCGCGCATCGCCCCGGACCCCCGGGGCCGCGTCCCCGTCGGAGGCATCCTGCGGGCGCGGGGGGTGCCCGCGGGCATCCTGATCAGCCTCTCCGTGCTGTCGGCCACCGACATCCTCACCGCCTACCTGCCCGTGGTCGGCGAGCACCGGGGCATCGCCCCGTCCGTGATCGGCCTCCTGCTCAGCCTGCGGGCCGGGGCCACCATCGCGTGCCGGCTGGTGCTGACCCCGCTGCTGCGGCTGCTCGGCCGGACGGTGCTGCTCACGGTGACCTGCCTGTCGGCCGCCCTGCTCTGCGCGGGGCTCGCGGTACCGGTGCCGGTGTGGGCGCTGGGGCTGCTGCTCGCCCTCCTCGGCTTCTGTCTGGGGGTCGGGCAGCCGCTCTCCATGACGACCGTCGTCCAGGCCGCTCCCGACGGGGCCCGGTCGACGGCCCTCGCCCTGCGGCTGACCGGCAACCGCCTCGGCCAGGTCGCCGCCCCCGCCGCCGCGGGCCTGATCGCCGGGGTCGCGGGAGTGGCCGCGCCCTTCCTGATGCTCGGCGGACTGCTCCTCCTCTCCGCCGGGGTCGCCCTCCGGGCGTCGGCGACCGGCCCGGAGGAGGACCGGGAGCGGGCGGGCGGCGGCGCCGGGGAGGGCACGACACGCCGGACCCCCGGCAGAATGCCGACACGCCGGGAGTGA
- a CDS encoding DMT family transporter — MMSTPRPAPSRRPGLLAAGAATVTVVLWASAFVAIRSAGASYSPGALALGRLLSGALALGVFCLLRREGLPPRAAWPGIAVSGLLWFGFYMVALNWGEQLVDAGTAALVVNVGPLLIALLGARLLGDPLPPRLLAGLAVSFAGAVTVGLSMSGGGGTSLLGVVLCLLAAVGYAAGVVAQKPALGRASALQVTTFGCLIGAVVCLPFAGRLVREAAEAPVSATVNMVYLGLFPTALAFTTWAYALARTTAGRMGATTYAVPALVVLMSWLALGEVPGPLTLAGGALCLAGVAVSRSRRRTPAVPSGETPRARTRSAHRV, encoded by the coding sequence ATGATGAGCACGCCGCGCCCCGCCCCGTCCCGCCGTCCCGGGCTGCTCGCGGCGGGCGCGGCCACGGTCACTGTCGTCCTGTGGGCCTCCGCCTTCGTCGCCATCCGCAGCGCGGGCGCGTCCTACTCGCCGGGCGCGCTGGCGCTCGGGCGGCTGCTCTCCGGCGCCCTCGCCCTCGGGGTGTTCTGCCTGCTGCGCCGGGAGGGGCTGCCGCCGCGGGCGGCCTGGCCGGGGATCGCCGTCTCGGGGCTGCTGTGGTTCGGCTTCTACATGGTGGCGCTGAACTGGGGCGAACAACTCGTCGACGCCGGGACCGCCGCCCTGGTGGTGAACGTCGGGCCCCTCCTGATCGCCCTGCTCGGCGCGCGGCTGCTCGGGGACCCGCTGCCGCCCCGGCTGCTGGCGGGGCTCGCGGTGTCCTTCGCCGGAGCGGTGACGGTGGGGCTGTCGATGTCCGGCGGGGGCGGCACCTCGCTCCTCGGGGTGGTGCTGTGCCTGTTGGCGGCCGTGGGCTACGCGGCCGGGGTCGTGGCCCAGAAGCCCGCCCTCGGCCGGGCGAGCGCCCTGCAGGTGACGACGTTCGGCTGCCTGATCGGCGCGGTGGTCTGCCTGCCGTTCGCGGGGCGACTGGTGCGGGAGGCGGCCGAGGCCCCCGTGTCGGCGACGGTGAACATGGTGTACCTGGGGCTCTTCCCCACCGCGCTGGCCTTCACCACGTGGGCGTACGCGCTGGCCCGCACGACGGCCGGCCGCATGGGCGCGACGACGTACGCCGTCCCGGCGCTGGTCGTGCTGATGTCCTGGCTGGCGCTCGGCGAGGTCCCGGGACCGCTCACCCTGGCGGGGGGCGCGCTCTGCCTGGCGGGTGTGGCGGTCTCCCGGTCCCGCCGCCGCACACCGGCGGTGCCCTCCGGGGAGACACCGCGGGCCCGGACGCGAAGCGCGCACCGGGTCTAG
- a CDS encoding YceI family protein, translating to MTAPGTPPTPPPGTYEIDQAASEIRFATRALFGLLPVGGTFGIGRGRITVADPVEESAVDVVVDAGSFASGNRPRDEHVRSADYLDVARHPEIGFRSGRLERHGENATLHGELTVRGVTRPLSVTLGTVVREGGRMTASGTATVDRYAFGITKAKGMTGRHLTITLDVVAHG from the coding sequence ATGACAGCACCGGGTACCCCTCCCACACCGCCACCGGGCACGTACGAGATCGACCAGGCGGCGTCGGAGATCCGCTTCGCCACCCGCGCGCTGTTCGGGCTGCTCCCGGTCGGCGGCACCTTCGGCATCGGGCGGGGCCGGATCACCGTGGCCGACCCGGTGGAGGAGTCGGCGGTGGACGTCGTCGTGGACGCCGGCAGCTTCGCGTCCGGCAACCGGCCCCGGGACGAGCACGTCAGGTCCGCCGACTACCTGGACGTGGCCCGGCACCCGGAGATCGGCTTCCGGAGCGGTCGGCTGGAACGCCATGGCGAGAACGCCACGCTGCACGGCGAGTTGACGGTGCGCGGGGTGACCCGGCCCCTCTCCGTCACGCTCGGCACGGTCGTCCGGGAGGGCGGGCGGATGACGGCGAGCGGCACCGCCACCGTCGACCGGTACGCCTTCGGCATCACCAAGGCCAAGGGCATGACCGGACGGCACCTCACGATCACGCTGGACGTCGTGGCGCACGGCTGA
- a CDS encoding TetR/AcrR family transcriptional regulator gives MARPRKPLLSTDRIVAAARALVDAEGLAAVSTRRLAAELGVSGPSLYNHFRTKDEILEAVADSVSAQVDLSMFEGGRDWRTALHDWAVSYRAALRDHPHIVPVLAHGPGRRPAALRLADAVYGAMVGAGWPPAQATSIGALMRYFIMGSALGSFAQGFVDDASAYDPADYPHLGQAHLLAEQREKIDERAFETGLTALLDGLARQYERLTAEEARTTARPAEEA, from the coding sequence ATGGCCCGACCGCGCAAGCCCCTGCTCAGCACCGACCGGATCGTCGCGGCGGCCCGCGCGCTGGTGGACGCGGAGGGCCTCGCGGCCGTCTCCACCCGCCGGCTCGCCGCGGAACTGGGGGTCAGCGGGCCCTCCCTCTACAACCACTTCCGCACCAAGGACGAGATCCTGGAGGCGGTCGCCGACTCGGTGAGCGCCCAGGTCGACCTGTCGATGTTCGAGGGCGGCCGGGACTGGCGGACCGCGCTGCACGACTGGGCCGTCTCCTACCGGGCGGCGCTGCGCGACCATCCGCACATCGTCCCGGTCCTCGCGCACGGACCCGGCCGCCGCCCGGCCGCGCTGCGGCTGGCCGACGCGGTGTACGGGGCGATGGTGGGTGCGGGCTGGCCGCCGGCGCAGGCCACCTCCATCGGCGCGCTGATGCGGTACTTCATCATGGGTTCCGCGCTCGGCTCCTTCGCGCAGGGCTTCGTGGACGACGCGAGCGCCTACGACCCGGCGGACTATCCACACCTGGGCCAGGCCCACCTGCTCGCCGAGCAGCGCGAGAAGATCGACGAACGCGCCTTCGAGACCGGGCTGACGGCCCTGCTGGACGGACTGGCCCGGCAGTACGAGCGGCTGACGGCCGAGGAGGCGCGGACCACGGCGCGGCCGGCCGAGGAGGCGTAG
- a CDS encoding acyl-CoA dehydrogenase family protein has translation MNLEPSEEQTALRRLARDFVTREVTPHAAAWDRAEEVDRSLVGKLGEVGFLGLTIDEEYGGCGGDHLAYCLVTEELGRGDSSVRGIVSVSLGLVAKTIAAWGDEEQKRRWLPGLTSGELVGCFGLTEPGTGSDAGRLTTRAVRDGGDYVIDGTKMFITNGTWADVVLLFARSTDAPGHRGVSAFLVPADAPGLTRRPVHGKLGLRGQSTAELVLEGVRVPASALLAPEGKGFSVAMSALAKGRMSVAAGCVGIAQAALDAAVGYAGEREQFGKPIAGHQLVQELISDIAVDVDAARLLTWRVADLIDRGRPFAVESSKAKLFASEAAVRAAGNALQVFGGYGYIDEYPVGKLLRDARVMTLYEGTSQIQKLVIGRALTGVSAF, from the coding sequence GTGAACCTGGAGCCAAGCGAGGAGCAGACCGCCCTGCGGCGGCTGGCCCGGGACTTCGTGACGCGCGAGGTCACCCCGCACGCCGCCGCCTGGGACCGTGCCGAGGAGGTCGACCGCTCGCTGGTCGGGAAGCTCGGCGAGGTGGGCTTCCTCGGCCTCACCATCGACGAGGAGTACGGCGGCTGCGGCGGCGACCACCTCGCGTACTGCCTGGTCACCGAGGAACTGGGCCGGGGCGACTCGTCGGTGCGCGGCATCGTCTCCGTCTCCCTCGGCCTCGTCGCCAAGACGATCGCCGCCTGGGGCGACGAGGAGCAGAAGCGCCGCTGGCTGCCGGGGCTGACCTCCGGCGAGCTGGTCGGCTGCTTCGGGCTGACCGAGCCCGGCACCGGTTCCGACGCCGGCCGGCTCACCACCCGCGCGGTCCGCGACGGCGGCGACTACGTGATCGACGGCACGAAGATGTTCATCACCAACGGCACCTGGGCCGACGTCGTGCTGCTCTTCGCCCGCTCCACCGACGCGCCCGGCCACCGGGGTGTCTCCGCCTTCCTCGTCCCCGCCGACGCGCCCGGCCTGACCCGTCGCCCGGTCCACGGCAAGCTCGGTCTGCGCGGCCAGTCCACCGCCGAACTCGTCCTGGAGGGGGTGCGCGTGCCCGCCTCCGCGCTGCTGGCCCCCGAGGGGAAGGGCTTCTCCGTCGCCATGTCGGCCCTCGCCAAGGGGCGGATGTCGGTCGCGGCCGGCTGCGTCGGCATCGCGCAGGCCGCGCTGGACGCCGCCGTGGGGTACGCGGGGGAGCGCGAGCAGTTCGGCAAGCCCATCGCGGGCCACCAGTTGGTGCAGGAGCTGATCAGCGACATCGCCGTCGACGTGGACGCGGCCCGGCTGCTCACCTGGCGGGTCGCCGACCTGATCGACCGGGGGCGGCCGTTCGCCGTCGAGTCGTCCAAGGCCAAGCTGTTCGCCTCGGAGGCCGCCGTCCGCGCCGCGGGCAACGCGCTCCAGGTCTTCGGCGGCTACGGCTACATCGACGAGTACCCGGTCGGCAAACTGCTGCGCGACGCCCGGGTGATGACCCTCTACGAGGGCACCAGCCAGATCCAGAAGCTGGTCATCGGGCGGGCGCTCACCGGCGTCTCGGCCTTCTGA
- a CDS encoding YiaA/YiaB family inner membrane protein, with protein sequence MSDTPVKQQSTAAFYGQAVASFAVALAATAVGIARLQADAWVRAFLGIAVLYLVTSAFTLAKTVRDRQEAGQIVNRVDQARLEKLLAAHDPFEKLG encoded by the coding sequence ATGAGTGACACACCGGTCAAGCAGCAGAGCACGGCGGCCTTCTACGGGCAGGCCGTGGCGTCGTTCGCGGTGGCCCTGGCCGCCACCGCCGTCGGCATCGCCAGACTCCAGGCCGACGCCTGGGTGCGGGCCTTCCTCGGGATCGCCGTCCTGTACCTCGTGACCTCGGCCTTCACCCTCGCCAAGACCGTCCGGGACCGGCAGGAGGCCGGGCAGATCGTGAACCGGGTGGACCAGGCACGGTTGGAGAAGCTCCTCGCCGCGCACGATCCCTTCGAGAAACTCGGGTGA
- a CDS encoding TetR/AcrR family transcriptional regulator, which translates to MSTAAEATGGEIEPWEEVTPDAARRLLVAAVEAFAERGYHATTTRDIAGRAGMSPAALYIHYKTKEELLHRISRIGHDRALSILRTAAGGEGGAAERLADAVSSFVRWHAGRRTTARVVQYELDALGPEARAEILALRRQVDAEVRGIVEDGVASGEFDVPDVQGTTLAILSLCIDVARWFNIEGPRTPDEVGALYAGLVLRMVGARPADDAGA; encoded by the coding sequence ATGAGTACGGCGGCCGAGGCGACGGGCGGCGAGATCGAGCCGTGGGAAGAGGTCACGCCCGACGCGGCCCGGCGACTGCTGGTCGCCGCCGTCGAGGCGTTCGCCGAGCGCGGGTACCACGCGACCACCACCCGTGACATCGCCGGGCGCGCGGGCATGAGCCCGGCCGCGCTCTACATCCACTACAAGACCAAGGAAGAGCTGCTCCACCGCATCAGCCGCATCGGCCACGACCGGGCCCTCTCCATCCTGCGCACCGCGGCCGGGGGTGAGGGCGGCGCCGCCGAACGGCTCGCCGACGCCGTCTCCTCCTTCGTCCGCTGGCACGCCGGACGGCGCACCACCGCCCGGGTGGTCCAGTACGAGCTGGACGCCCTCGGTCCCGAGGCCCGCGCGGAGATCCTGGCCCTGCGCCGTCAGGTGGACGCCGAGGTGCGCGGGATCGTCGAGGACGGTGTCGCGTCGGGCGAGTTCGACGTGCCGGACGTCCAGGGCACGACGCTCGCCATCCTCTCGCTCTGTATCGACGTCGCCCGCTGGTTCAACATCGAGGGCCCCCGCACCCCGGACGAGGTCGGCGCGCTCTACGCCGGCCTCGTCCTGCGGATGGTCGGGGCGCGGCCCGCGGATGACGCCGGGGCGTAG
- a CDS encoding MaoC family dehydratase has translation MAEPRIFTSAADLKAAVGERLGHTDWLEVDQARIDRFAEATGDHQWIHVDPEKAAAGPFGTTIAHGYLTLSLLPLFGPQLMAVEGVRMGVNYGTNKVRFPAPVPVGSRLRATAAITAVEDVAGGVQAAVAFTVEREGGDKPVCVAESVVRYYF, from the coding sequence ATGGCAGAGCCGAGGATCTTCACGTCCGCCGCGGACCTGAAGGCGGCGGTGGGCGAGCGACTGGGCCACACCGACTGGCTGGAGGTGGACCAGGCGCGGATCGACCGGTTCGCCGAGGCGACGGGCGACCACCAGTGGATCCACGTGGACCCGGAGAAGGCCGCCGCGGGCCCCTTCGGCACGACCATCGCCCACGGCTACCTGACGCTCTCGCTGCTCCCCCTGTTCGGGCCGCAGCTCATGGCGGTCGAGGGCGTGCGGATGGGCGTCAACTACGGCACCAACAAGGTCCGTTTCCCCGCCCCGGTCCCGGTCGGCTCACGGCTGCGCGCGACGGCGGCCATCACGGCCGTCGAGGACGTGGCGGGCGGCGTGCAGGCCGCCGTCGCCTTCACCGTGGAGCGCGAGGGCGGCGACAAGCCGGTCTGCGTCGCCGAGTCGGTGGTGCGCTACTACTTCTGA